The Methanolacinia petrolearia DSM 11571 genome has a segment encoding these proteins:
- the msrA gene encoding peptide-methionine (S)-S-oxide reductase MsrA, producing the protein MSEETVVFAGGCFWHVEEAFGKVRGVIRTRVGYTGGKLDNPCYEDVCTGNTGHAEAVEVTFAPEAVSYRDLLKEFFNMHDPTTLNKQGPDVGTQYRSAIFCRDELQKNEAENFVRELEDESRFGGKEIVTEVVPLGKFWEAEEYHQKYLFKIRNQGVNPECRVDLGKRE; encoded by the coding sequence ATGTCAGAGGAGACAGTAGTGTTTGCCGGAGGATGCTTCTGGCACGTCGAAGAGGCCTTCGGGAAGGTTAGGGGAGTAATCAGGACCCGTGTAGGGTATACTGGCGGGAAACTCGACAACCCGTGTTACGAGGACGTCTGCACAGGAAATACCGGACATGCGGAAGCAGTTGAGGTCACATTCGCACCCGAAGCCGTTTCGTACAGGGACCTCCTTAAAGAATTTTTCAATATGCACGACCCGACGACGCTCAACAAACAGGGGCCCGATGTCGGGACGCAGTACAGGTCCGCGATCTTCTGCAGGGACGAACTCCAGAAGAACGAGGCGGAGAATTTCGTCAGGGAGCTCGAAGATGAAAGTAGGTTCGGTGGAAAAGAGATCGTCACCGAGGTAGTCCCTCTCGGGAAGTTTTGGGAGGCGGAGGAGTACCACCAGAAGTATCTCTTCAAGATAAGAAACCAGGGTGTCAACCCGGAGTGTAGGGTGGATCTCGGGAAGAGGGAGTAA
- a CDS encoding PGF-pre-PGF domain-containing protein produces the protein MIAAPVSAEVWTLNTTDSIEANISLASPGDTLILNPGTYQQYNITVSKNVTIMSNISAGGSAGNTIIDAMNSGRIFYDNSTAGYTLTIEGLTLTNGSLSDEEGGAICTTNGSVEISSSVITDCSALTLGNGGAIYSSSGNVIATSCTFNDCFSNTGGAICAAVVNTTSCSFTRCGSSVCLGGAISSDDVTAISCSFTGCFAWSGGGIFSDAVTVRSCNFTDCAAYTSTGIGGGISSDDVVAESCSFINCSSKGDGGGIYSNTTSVVFCDFTDCKAVYDGGGISSLDATVTSCSFTSCYGTGGYSYGGGICSNYDAGGTFLISSSSFTGCRASAGGGLYSELSTVTVISCTFINCRGIDSGGAILSMDNNYLTISSCTFTGCSALNYAGAILSDTDYTTYATITSSDFTNCSAENMYGGVIYANYSISAIHYCRIYDCNGGTAVVMEDGTMDAENNWWGTNSDPSGYTKALSGGPVDVSPWLVLGTAPSPSSITAGDSSIVSADLTRNSADEDTSPGGYVPDGIPVTFTLAGGPGSLSSLSGATVSGVSATTYSSSSPGTATIAATVDNQIANCTVQVNSGGGSSSGGSGGSNTDTGIGFAEDLKAGENVSLEMNKGAVYRVDLTAKTDIEKLMITVRKDSSVPSSVGEPDWDVYEYEEVTLYYADESDLSDLMFYFKVKKSWPASNGYGYGDVLMLRFNEETDEWEELTTTFTGEDGTYYYYSAETPSFSWFAIAVSEDATIIPEGTETEVATQAATSVNTPSSSVATAVSTTSPGNSSIAEGEKSLTSLAIPALAVILVIIAVIGLVSRKKKDEYPDWWDHGRR, from the coding sequence GTGATCGCAGCCCCGGTATCGGCTGAGGTATGGACGCTGAATACGACAGACTCGATCGAGGCCAATATCTCGCTCGCCTCTCCAGGAGATACTCTTATCCTGAATCCGGGAACATATCAGCAGTACAATATCACGGTTTCAAAGAACGTGACAATAATGTCCAATATTTCCGCAGGCGGGAGTGCGGGGAATACGATAATCGACGCGATGAATTCCGGCAGGATCTTTTATGATAACAGTACGGCAGGCTATACGCTCACAATCGAGGGTCTGACACTGACGAATGGAAGCCTTTCTGACGAAGAAGGCGGAGCAATCTGCACAACCAACGGCAGTGTCGAGATCTCGTCTTCGGTCATAACCGACTGTTCGGCGCTGACTTTGGGAAACGGCGGTGCGATCTACTCGTCAAGCGGCAACGTTATCGCAACGTCCTGCACGTTTAACGACTGTTTCTCGAATACCGGGGGTGCAATCTGTGCCGCGGTCGTTAATACGACGTCATGCAGTTTCACGAGATGCGGATCATCGGTCTGCCTGGGCGGTGCAATCTCATCGGATGACGTGACGGCGATATCGTGCAGTTTCACCGGCTGTTTTGCATGGTCCGGTGGGGGGATCTTTTCCGATGCGGTAACGGTCCGGTCGTGTAATTTCACGGACTGTGCTGCGTATACTTCCACAGGTATCGGCGGAGGGATATCGTCTGATGATGTCGTCGCAGAGTCATGTAGTTTCATAAACTGTAGTTCGAAGGGTGATGGCGGCGGCATTTATTCCAACACTACTTCTGTTGTATTCTGTGATTTCACTGACTGCAAGGCGGTCTATGACGGCGGCGGGATCTCTTCCCTCGATGCGACAGTAACCTCCTGTTCCTTCACCAGCTGTTATGGCACGGGTGGCTATAGTTATGGTGGCGGCATCTGCTCCAATTATGACGCCGGCGGAACTTTCCTGATCTCCTCTTCTTCCTTTACAGGTTGCCGGGCAAGTGCCGGCGGTGGATTGTATTCGGAATTGTCCACTGTCACCGTTATTTCATGCACTTTTATCAATTGCAGGGGAATCGATTCCGGCGGTGCGATCTTATCAATGGACAACAATTATCTTACTATCAGCTCCTGCACCTTTACCGGCTGTTCGGCGTTGAATTATGCCGGAGCAATCCTTTCTGATACTGATTATACAACCTATGCCACAATCACGTCCTCCGACTTCACTAACTGTTCGGCAGAAAATATGTATGGGGGTGTAATATACGCCAATTACAGTATTTCCGCTATTCATTATTGCAGGATCTACGACTGCAATGGCGGGACTGCGGTTGTGATGGAGGACGGGACAATGGATGCGGAGAACAACTGGTGGGGAACGAATTCGGACCCGTCCGGTTACACGAAGGCGTTAAGCGGAGGACCGGTCGACGTCTCTCCGTGGCTTGTTCTCGGCACCGCCCCCTCGCCTTCTTCGATAACAGCCGGCGACTCATCCATCGTCAGTGCTGACCTGACTCGTAATTCGGCGGACGAAGACACATCTCCGGGGGGATATGTTCCGGATGGAATCCCGGTTACGTTCACCCTTGCAGGCGGTCCGGGAAGCCTTTCGTCTCTTTCAGGTGCTACAGTTTCGGGAGTTTCGGCAACCACTTATTCTTCATCTTCCCCCGGGACTGCAACGATTGCCGCCACCGTGGACAATCAGATAGCTAACTGCACGGTACAGGTAAATTCCGGAGGGGGATCATCGTCCGGCGGGAGCGGAGGGTCTAACACCGATACAGGCATAGGTTTCGCTGAAGACCTGAAGGCTGGTGAAAACGTCTCGCTGGAGATGAACAAAGGTGCGGTTTACAGGGTGGATCTGACCGCAAAAACGGATATTGAAAAACTGATGATAACGGTCCGAAAAGACAGTTCTGTCCCGTCTTCTGTCGGAGAACCGGATTGGGATGTCTACGAGTACGAGGAAGTGACTCTCTACTATGCGGATGAATCTGATCTCTCCGATCTGATGTTTTACTTCAAGGTAAAGAAGAGCTGGCCGGCATCGAACGGATATGGTTACGGAGATGTCTTGATGCTGCGTTTCAACGAAGAAACTGACGAATGGGAGGAACTTACTACAACGTTCACAGGTGAAGACGGGACATACTATTATTACAGTGCCGAAACTCCGTCATTCTCGTGGTTTGCAATCGCCGTATCCGAAGATGCGACAATAATCCCGGAGGGAACAGAGACTGAGGTCGCTACGCAGGCCGCAACATCTGTAAATACCCCGTCGTCTTCCGTCGCAACAGCTGTGTCTACAACTTCACCCGGCAATTCTTCTATTGCCGAAGGGGAAAAATCCCTGACTTCTCTTGCCATCCCGGCACTTGCCGTTATACTGGTAATAATAGCAGTTATCGGGCTTGTAAGCCGCAAAAAGAAGGATGAATATCCGGACTGGTGGGACCACGGGCGGAGATGA
- a CDS encoding S1 family peptidase — protein MFSQAIQKAMKFTWPVVCSFSTIGGKTESPIGACVLLNDEGWIITVAHLFIPRFKFQQDQKNVEACNLEVDKINSDSKLNENQKRKKISKINKDGKWVTNFSDVAFIDKNQYTVERVISNTQLDIAIAKLKDFKPQESVEYPVFKQPTEITPGRSVCKLGFPFNSINSELVKTDGREFFRFLNNPFPMALFPIDGIATRTLKGEKTKDGFDNLFIETSSPGLRGQSGGPIFDTNGVIWGIQSHTAHLPLGFSPKINRNGKEVEENQFINLGVGVHPVTISQFLERNGIKYQTADY, from the coding sequence ATGTTTTCACAGGCAATTCAGAAAGCGATGAAATTCACCTGGCCGGTTGTATGCTCCTTCAGCACAATCGGGGGCAAAACGGAAAGCCCGATAGGAGCCTGCGTCCTGTTAAACGATGAAGGATGGATAATAACCGTAGCACACCTGTTCATTCCGAGATTCAAATTCCAGCAGGATCAAAAGAACGTAGAAGCATGCAATTTGGAAGTCGATAAAATAAATTCGGACAGTAAACTGAACGAAAACCAGAAGCGGAAAAAAATCTCGAAGATAAATAAAGATGGAAAGTGGGTCACCAATTTTTCGGACGTCGCATTTATCGATAAAAACCAGTATACTGTCGAAAGGGTGATCTCGAACACACAACTCGACATCGCCATAGCAAAATTAAAAGATTTCAAACCGCAGGAATCCGTTGAATACCCGGTCTTCAAACAGCCGACAGAAATAACGCCCGGAAGATCGGTATGCAAATTAGGATTCCCGTTTAACAGCATAAACTCAGAACTCGTCAAAACTGACGGCAGGGAATTCTTCCGGTTTTTAAACAACCCGTTCCCGATGGCCTTATTCCCCATAGACGGAATAGCAACGAGAACACTAAAAGGTGAAAAAACAAAAGATGGCTTTGACAACCTCTTCATCGAGACATCATCCCCCGGACTCAGGGGACAGAGCGGAGGGCCGATATTCGACACCAACGGAGTAATCTGGGGGATTCAGAGCCACACCGCACATCTCCCTCTCGGTTTTTCGCCGAAGATAAACAGAAACGGCAAAGAGGTCGAGGAGAACCAGTTCATAAATCTCGGCGTAGGCGTACACCCCGTAACAATCAGCCAGTTTCTCGAAAGAAACGGGATAAAATATCAAACGGCGGATTACTGA
- a CDS encoding winged helix-turn-helix transcriptional regulator, whose protein sequence is MRVKKQNRISGVIYAAALLILVSSLISSAGATSMQYSVQNWDEAPPVNEESKAPVPLDLWQVSPLVLAAVTLAMISPVMVLPAEIILGGIGLVALNFRRVEVKTVLDHELRNGIYRHVLDNPGVCFTDIEKGLDVNRGTLDYHLKVLRREHRIAVLTKNGRSFYFENSGRYTREEMEMLAILRNDTEFTICEYLLDSPGASRNEIVSLIKTTCSTVSWHMKRLTDSGLVCSTKDGRIVSYHLSGPAKRIVEDISGSRCV, encoded by the coding sequence ATGAGAGTAAAAAAGCAGAACCGGATATCAGGTGTCATCTATGCAGCGGCCCTGCTCATACTGGTTTCATCCCTGATTTCATCCGCAGGAGCGACATCCATGCAGTATTCCGTCCAGAACTGGGATGAAGCCCCTCCTGTAAACGAAGAGTCGAAAGCGCCGGTCCCCCTGGACCTGTGGCAGGTTTCCCCCCTCGTACTTGCCGCCGTGACTCTTGCCATGATATCCCCGGTTATGGTCCTACCAGCTGAGATTATCCTGGGCGGGATAGGTCTTGTTGCCCTGAATTTCCGCCGCGTCGAGGTTAAGACCGTGCTCGATCACGAGCTGAGGAACGGCATATACAGGCATGTCCTTGATAATCCGGGCGTGTGCTTTACGGATATCGAGAAGGGTCTCGATGTCAACAGGGGAACCCTGGATTACCACTTAAAGGTCCTGAGGCGGGAGCACAGGATCGCAGTTTTGACAAAGAACGGGCGGAGTTTCTATTTCGAAAATTCCGGCAGGTATACACGCGAGGAGATGGAGATGCTCGCGATCCTCCGGAACGATACCGAGTTTACAATCTGTGAATATCTCCTTGATTCGCCGGGCGCATCGAGGAACGAGATAGTCTCCCTCATAAAAACCACATGTTCGACGGTATCGTGGCACATGAAAAGGCTGACAGATTCCGGGCTTGTCTGTTCGACGAAGGACGGAAGGATTGTCAGCTACCACCTGTCCGGCCCTGCGAAAAGAATTGTCGAGGACATTTCGGGAAGCAGGTGCGTATAG
- a CDS encoding acetoacetate decarboxylase family protein has protein sequence MFRLQDDFTYLMPVHFGGGRFTPDRVVRQRTTTLAMTYETDRGLLEQYIPEGFELISPEVQVIFSKFTEIDWMQGGQYNLVNVASPVRFSGQKDDLEGSYTLVVWENRTAPILGGREQTGIPKIYADIEDLHILRPHYMTNASYEGSTFLNLEFEAEEEITGVEMDAMRSGFSSVNAIGWRYIPKVGAPGAELSQFVLYPQGMKVEHAVAGKGSLKWTTLTPMQNPAQYYIVNSLAALPVEKIKQSVLFEGETFLHAMGARVIE, from the coding sequence ATGTTTCGACTTCAGGACGATTTTACATACCTGATGCCCGTTCATTTTGGGGGAGGCAGGTTTACTCCCGACAGGGTTGTCCGCCAGAGGACGACGACACTTGCAATGACCTATGAAACCGACAGGGGTCTTCTTGAGCAGTATATTCCCGAAGGGTTCGAACTGATCTCGCCCGAGGTGCAGGTTATATTCAGTAAATTCACTGAGATCGACTGGATGCAGGGCGGGCAGTACAATCTCGTCAATGTTGCATCGCCTGTCCGCTTCAGCGGCCAAAAGGACGATCTTGAAGGCTCGTACACTCTTGTCGTATGGGAGAACAGGACCGCACCTATTCTCGGTGGACGCGAACAGACCGGAATTCCCAAGATCTATGCCGATATCGAGGACCTGCACATCCTCAGGCCGCATTACATGACAAACGCCAGCTATGAAGGGAGCACGTTCCTGAACCTTGAATTTGAGGCGGAAGAGGAGATAACCGGCGTCGAAATGGATGCAATGAGATCGGGATTTTCGTCGGTAAATGCTATAGGGTGGAGATATATCCCGAAGGTCGGGGCTCCCGGTGCCGAACTGAGTCAGTTCGTTCTTTACCCTCAGGGCATGAAGGTCGAACATGCAGTGGCCGGGAAGGGAAGCCTGAAATGGACGACCCTTACCCCTATGCAGAATCCCGCACAGTACTACATTGTAAACAGTCTTGCGGCTCTGCCGGTTGAAAAGATTAAACAGTCGGTTTTGTTCGAGGGGGAGACCTTCCTTCATGCGATGGGTGCCCGGGTAATTGAATAA
- a CDS encoding ABC transporter permease has translation MAGDSYAIFPKIPLGEAVEYIVDWIDTYFGWLLDTIRFVLDVFISAIKDLLLFIPSFIIILILAAAGWYVSNKDWKMPVFIAAGLLLIQNLRLWPESMETLALVITSTFIALLIAIPTGITASRNDIFDRVLRPFLDFMQTMPSFVYLIPAVIFFALGDVPGVIATVIFAMPPAIRLTNLGIRQIPKELNEVADSFGATPNQKLIKVQLPVAMPTIMAGVNQCIMLSLSMTVIASMIGAGGLGYNVLVGIQRVDIGMGFEAGLAIVIIAIILDRLSQNLIKTTA, from the coding sequence ATGGCAGGCGATTCATATGCGATCTTTCCGAAGATTCCACTGGGCGAGGCGGTCGAGTACATCGTCGACTGGATCGACACCTACTTCGGGTGGCTTCTCGACACGATTCGTTTTGTTCTTGACGTTTTCATATCCGCAATCAAGGATCTTCTGCTCTTTATCCCCTCTTTCATCATCATACTCATCCTTGCGGCGGCGGGCTGGTATGTATCGAACAAAGACTGGAAGATGCCGGTTTTTATCGCGGCAGGGCTTCTTTTAATACAGAACCTCCGCCTCTGGCCGGAGTCGATGGAGACGCTCGCACTTGTCATCACATCGACCTTCATCGCTCTTTTGATCGCGATTCCGACGGGGATCACGGCATCGAGAAACGATATATTTGACAGGGTACTGCGACCGTTCCTTGACTTTATGCAGACGATGCCTTCGTTCGTATACCTTATTCCTGCGGTAATCTTCTTCGCTCTGGGAGACGTTCCGGGTGTTATTGCGACGGTCATATTCGCGATGCCGCCCGCAATAAGGCTTACGAACCTCGGCATCAGGCAGATCCCCAAAGAGTTGAACGAGGTGGCGGATTCATTCGGTGCGACGCCGAACCAAAAACTTATCAAAGTCCAGCTTCCGGTCGCAATGCCAACCATAATGGCGGGTGTGAACCAGTGTATAATGCTCTCGCTCTCAATGACGGTCATCGCCTCGATGATTGGTGCAGGGGGTCTTGGGTACAATGTGCTTGTCGGAATCCAGAGGGTTGATATCGGGATGGGTTTCGAGGCCGGACTCGCCATCGTGATTATCGCGATAATACTCGACAGGCTCTCCCAGAACCTGATCAAAACAACGGCCTGA
- a CDS encoding glycine betaine ABC transporter substrate-binding protein yields MTGKFKAIGLIILVLFAFTLFAGCTGSDTGQTGEQTTTATATPTTGTESKDEVSIGYVLWDSEIASTNVLKQAFEKAGYDVELYAVDAGPLYQALADGDVDCSVSAWLPSTQANYWDTYGDDIDLVGRNMEGTKIGLVVPTYVTIDSIDEMNGVADKFDSTITGIEPGAGIMQNTEEAIDEYGLDYTLLSSSSAGMTAELAKAYKDEDWIVVTGWTPHWMFSRYDLKYLEDPKGVYGGDEYIATLARQGLKEDKPGVYTILQNFNWTADDMSAVMLDIEGGASEDEAAAAWIEANEETVNGWIS; encoded by the coding sequence ATGACTGGCAAATTTAAAGCAATAGGACTCATAATTTTGGTATTGTTCGCTTTTACGCTCTTTGCAGGGTGTACGGGAAGCGATACGGGACAGACCGGAGAACAGACAACTACTGCTACGGCCACGCCAACGACGGGAACGGAGAGCAAGGACGAGGTTAGCATCGGTTACGTGCTCTGGGATTCCGAGATTGCGAGCACCAACGTGCTGAAGCAGGCGTTTGAGAAGGCAGGATACGATGTCGAGCTCTATGCAGTGGATGCCGGACCGCTCTACCAGGCGCTGGCCGACGGAGATGTAGATTGTTCGGTCTCCGCATGGCTTCCTTCGACCCAGGCGAACTACTGGGACACGTACGGTGACGACATCGATCTCGTCGGAAGGAACATGGAGGGAACGAAGATCGGCCTTGTCGTCCCGACGTATGTCACGATCGATTCGATAGACGAGATGAACGGCGTTGCGGACAAGTTCGACAGCACGATCACGGGTATCGAGCCGGGTGCGGGAATTATGCAGAACACCGAGGAGGCGATTGACGAATACGGCCTCGATTACACGCTTCTTTCGAGCAGCAGTGCGGGAATGACCGCAGAGCTTGCGAAGGCCTACAAGGACGAGGACTGGATCGTGGTTACCGGGTGGACCCCGCACTGGATGTTTTCAAGATACGATCTCAAGTACCTCGAAGACCCGAAGGGAGTCTACGGCGGCGACGAGTATATCGCAACCCTTGCAAGGCAGGGACTGAAGGAGGACAAGCCGGGAGTCTACACGATTCTTCAGAACTTCAACTGGACCGCAGACGACATGTCGGCCGTCATGCTGGACATAGAGGGCGGAGCTTCGGAGGACGAGGCTGCGGCTGCATGGATCGAGGCGAATGAGGAGACCGTGAACGGCTGGATCTCCTGA
- a CDS encoding SDR family oxidoreductase has product MVDSDHYRNRICIVTGANSGIGYAISAELLKRGAVVYMTGRSPDKISKAAEDFSSYGGNVRKLVMDVTKQEDVRKGIAHVAAEAGRIDLLFNNAGVGGTIPFEKATIEDWKKIIDTNIWSVIYGVSAAVPIMLKQGEGHIVNTSSIAGIVPPPFQALYSLTKYGVTGMTECLKYEYAEKGLRFSTICPANIATPIFNKSIDGTAHGELRIPDDAYPADEAASLILDRVSENKGIIVVPEEPYTDMWKGYVLGESVVEDELYKMARQRREAFEKGGSYF; this is encoded by the coding sequence ATGGTAGATTCGGATCATTACAGGAACAGGATCTGCATCGTTACAGGTGCAAATTCGGGTATAGGATATGCAATCTCGGCTGAACTTTTGAAGAGGGGAGCGGTCGTTTACATGACGGGAAGAAGCCCGGATAAAATATCAAAGGCTGCGGAGGATTTTTCTTCGTATGGAGGGAATGTGCGAAAACTCGTTATGGACGTCACGAAACAGGAGGATGTCCGGAAAGGGATAGCTCATGTTGCGGCAGAGGCGGGAAGGATCGATCTTCTCTTCAACAACGCCGGAGTTGGCGGGACGATCCCGTTTGAGAAGGCGACAATCGAAGACTGGAAAAAGATCATCGATACGAACATCTGGAGTGTCATTTACGGGGTTTCGGCAGCCGTTCCAATTATGTTGAAACAGGGTGAAGGTCATATAGTCAACACCTCCTCCATTGCCGGGATCGTTCCGCCTCCTTTTCAGGCGCTGTATTCACTCACAAAATATGGTGTTACGGGTATGACCGAGTGCCTGAAGTACGAGTACGCGGAGAAAGGTCTAAGATTCTCGACCATATGCCCTGCAAACATTGCAACCCCGATCTTCAACAAGAGTATTGACGGTACGGCACACGGTGAGCTGAGGATACCGGACGATGCATATCCCGCCGACGAGGCGGCATCGCTGATCCTTGACAGGGTTTCGGAGAACAAAGGTATAATCGTCGTCCCGGAAGAGCCGTACACCGACATGTGGAAAGGCTATGTCCTCGGGGAAAGTGTTGTCGAAGACGAGCTCTACAAGATGGCCCGGCAGAGAAGGGAGGCCTTTGAGAAAGGCGGATCATACTTCTGA
- a CDS encoding quaternary amine ABC transporter ATP-binding protein — protein sequence MDIPEEDNIGDNKKVKVEARSLVKIFGPRPEAALEMLERGRSKKEIMEATQQNVALNNVSFEVYEGEIFVLMGLSGCGKSTLLRCLNRLVEPTSGEILVDGENIREMNEEELREFRRNKIGMIFQGFALLPHRTVLDNVAFPLEIQGITVEERHRKAEKAISLVGLEGYENSMPSELSGGMQQRVGLARALAGDCDILLMDEAFSALDPMIRREMQDELLDLQDRVNKTIIFVSHDLDEALKLGDRIALMKDGGTVQVGTAEDILTNPETKYVEKFVEDVDMTKVLSAKDVMKRPEPLVSVSSGPNNALHLMEEYGISSVFAVSKHRKYEGLVLVDDATEAKKNGLGLEGIIKRDIPSVSPDTPVTEIIPLVAESGIPIPVLDDEQKIKGIIIKGSVLAALSRMEV from the coding sequence ATGGACATACCGGAAGAAGATAACATAGGAGATAACAAGAAAGTCAAGGTCGAAGCCCGAAGCCTTGTAAAAATATTCGGCCCGAGGCCCGAAGCGGCGCTCGAAATGCTGGAGAGAGGAAGATCGAAGAAAGAGATCATGGAGGCGACACAGCAGAACGTTGCGCTCAACAATGTCTCGTTTGAGGTATACGAAGGCGAGATCTTCGTCCTCATGGGGCTTTCGGGATGCGGCAAATCGACACTTTTAAGGTGCTTAAACCGCCTTGTCGAGCCGACATCAGGTGAAATCCTCGTGGACGGGGAGAACATCCGGGAGATGAACGAAGAAGAGCTCCGGGAGTTCCGGAGAAACAAGATCGGGATGATCTTCCAGGGTTTTGCACTTCTTCCCCACAGGACGGTCCTCGACAACGTCGCGTTTCCGCTCGAGATCCAGGGCATTACGGTTGAAGAGAGACACCGGAAGGCAGAGAAGGCGATAAGTCTCGTCGGGCTTGAAGGCTACGAAAACAGCATGCCCTCGGAACTTTCCGGCGGAATGCAGCAGCGTGTCGGACTTGCAAGGGCTCTTGCGGGCGACTGCGACATTCTCCTGATGGACGAAGCGTTCAGTGCCCTCGATCCCATGATAAGAAGGGAGATGCAGGACGAACTCCTCGACCTGCAGGACAGGGTGAACAAGACGATAATCTTCGTGAGCCACGACCTCGACGAGGCGCTGAAGCTCGGCGACAGAATAGCGCTGATGAAGGACGGGGGCACAGTCCAGGTGGGAACCGCCGAGGATATCCTTACTAACCCCGAGACGAAATACGTCGAAAAGTTCGTCGAGGATGTCGACATGACAAAAGTACTCTCGGCAAAGGATGTGATGAAGAGGCCCGAGCCGCTTGTTTCAGTTTCGTCCGGTCCGAACAACGCCCTTCACCTGATGGAGGAATACGGGATATCGAGCGTATTCGCGGTCTCGAAGCACAGGAAATATGAAGGGCTCGTGCTTGTCGACGATGCGACTGAGGCGAAAAAGAACGGCCTCGGTCTCGAAGGCATAATCAAACGGGATATCCCGTCCGTCAGCCCTGACACACCGGTAACGGAGATCATCCCCCTGGTGGCGGAGTCCGGAATACCTATCCCGGTCCTCGATGACGAACAAAAAATAAAGGGCATAATCATCAAGGGATCGGTTCTCGCCGCCCTTTCGAGGATGGAGGTCTGA